TGGGGTATTTCGGTTGATTCATATCAGTGCCCTTGGTGCAAGTTCCGACCAACGGTTTCGCTATACCTATTCAAAATGGCTCGGAGAACAAGAAGTTAAAAATAGCGGAATTGATTGGACGATATTCCAACCGTCAATTATGTTCGGAACAGGCGATGAGTTCATCAATAAACTTGCCCGAATCATTCGACTATCGCCGATTATCCCGATTCTCGGTTCTGGGAAAACCCGATTCCAACCGATTTGGGTTGAAGATATCTGTACCTGCATCCTGAAAGTTTTAGATGATAATACAACTGTCGGAAAAACTTATCAACTTGGCGGTCCGGAACAGCTGACGTATGAACAGCTCATAGATATCCTTATGGCGAAACTCAATAAACGGAAATTCAAAGTGCATGTTCCGATACCGCTGATACAACCGTTCGTTAACATGATGGAGATGGTTATCCCAAACCCGCCGATTACTACCGACCAACTCGCTTTATTAGCCGTAGATAATATTACCGCACTGGATGCAGTCAATCACCATTTCGGTTTTCAACCGAAACGGTTACAAGATGTCCTAGACTATATCTAATGTCAAATCAGTGTATTTAAATTTCGATTTCTAATATCCCTTCATTATGCCGAGTTACGAAACTTATCAGGAACTAACCCAAACGATGGTCGCGTTCATTGCCGAGCGACCACGAAAAATGCGATTGATGCTGCGCGATTTGGTTGGAAATGCGCGTGTTCTGGTTATCACCGAACCGTGCTGGAGTATCCCAATCGGGTGGTTTTCAACCTATACGGTGCTATATATGCAAGCGTTGAATCTAACCAAACTCGATATCGGTTGGGTCACTTTCCTATTTGTTGCCGCGCAAATCCCTGCAACGTTAATTGGCGGTTATATTGCCGACCATTGGGGACGGAAAAGAACTGTAATGTGGTTCGATTTAATCTGCTGGGGTATCCCGTTACTCATCTGGTTATTCGCGAAAACAAAAACGGATTTTATTCTTGCAGCGGTGTTTAACGGATTCGCCTGGATCGTTCTGCCGGCATGGTTATGTTTATTTGCTGAAGATATTCCGCCGGAGAAAACCGCAAATAATTTCGGATTTTTATATGTCGTGTTCTTTCTTTCCGGCATGTTTGTTCCGGTCGGAGGATATTTCGTAGCTCAATTTGGCACGGAACTTGGCTGCCGCTTGATGTATGGGCTTGCGCTTATCTTGGTAGCTAGCGGTTTAACGATTCGCTGGATTCATTTAAAAGAACCGAAAAGAAATGTTACGGTTGCCCTGAACCAACAGTTCGTATGCAATATGAAAAATAGTTTTTCAGAGTATCTTGCCGCAATGAAATATGGCTGGAATAATTTGACCTTACGCATCCTTTTTTTCGCCGGATGTATTGGTGGACTCCAATATACGATCTGGACAACCTTCCAACCATTATACTTAACTGATACGAACGGGCTTCAATTTAACCAAGCGATTATCTCCTGGCTTCCGCCGGTAAGCGCAATAACGATGATCTTGATTATTTTATTAATCATTCCGCAGGTGCGCGCGAACCAAATAAAATTTTATCTCCGGATAAGCTATGGGCTTATCGTCTTATCCTCAATTATTTTTCTGCTCATACCAGCAGGTCAATTTCTTCTTCTCTTATTATTTGCTTCTATTTCAGCAGGAGGATTGGGACTTTTATCTCCCTTACGGGATAGTCTGGTTATGAACAGTTTGACGGAAGACCGATATCGGGCGAAAGTATTGGCAGTGAGCGGACTCGGGGCAATGCTCTTCAGTCTTCCCGGCGGACCGCTCGGCGCCTCTCTCTATACGTTCCATCCAAAACTACCGTTTATCACGGCATTAGGCCTGCAATGTATCAATTTTGGACTACTCTGCTATTTACAAAAAGTAAACGCGTGCGGAGTAACGGAGATAGATAATCTGCGCTAACGTAAACTCAGGATTTATATCCTCGTTCGAAGGTCATGGAAGGTAAATATCTCCCCGACTTTTCACGCCATTCGTCGGGTCGTAAAGCACCAATCCGGCATCATCTTGTTCATCGGGTCCGTAACTATAATCTATGCCGGTCTGCGGATTATATTGATATGGATTTCCCCACGGGTCAGCATCGGGGATTTTCGTCAACGATAACGGAGATGTTTTGATCAATCGCAGTTCTGCCATTGCTCGGGATACTTTCGACCGGGTTATCCCCTGAGAATAGTTGTATATCGCAACCGTGGCAATCAAAGCAATGATAGCGATTACCATTAAAAGCTCAATTAAAGAAAATCCGCGTTTCATAAAAAAGGGCGCAATCGATTCCGTCTAATTGCGCCCGAATATTTATTTTCGAATATGTTCAATCAAACATTTACTTCATTGATTCGCTCGCATGTTCGATAAACGGTTTCAGTAAGTTGGTAAATTCCATTGGAAGAACGAATTTCGTTGAAGCACTTGCTCCCAACGATTTCAAGGTTTCTAGATACTGTAAACTCATCGTTTTCGCATCAATAATTTTTGCTGAATCGTAAATCGTCTTCAATGCTAACGCATATCCTTCTGCGCGCAGGATCGCCGCTTGTCGGTCGCCTTCCGCCCGTAAAATAGCCGATTGTTTATCTCCTTCAGCGATAGTAATCGTTGCTTGTTTCTTCCCTTCCGCTTCCGTAACGATAGCACGCCGATTCCGTTCTGCGGTCATCTGTTTCACCATCGCTTCACTAACATCTTTCGGCGGTAGAATTTCCCGAATTTCAACGGTGGTAACTTTCACGCCCCATCGTTCTGTAACTTCATCAAGTTTGGTGCGCAGAACGACATTAATCTGTTCTCGTTTCGCAAGTACATCGTCGAGTAGAATATCTCCAACCACCGCACGTAACGTCGTCGTTGCTATCCCTTGGGAAGCGCCAGCGAAATTCGATACCTGAATAACGCTCCGTTCCGGATCCATAACTTTCCAATAGATTAAGAAGTCGATTGAAATCGGAGCGTTATCTTTCGTAATACAGGTCTGCGACGGAACTTCGAGGAATAGTTCCCGTAAATCTACCCAAACCGGCTGGTCTATAAACGGAATAAGAATAACTAAACCTGGTCCCTTCTGTCCAATACATTTTCCTAAACGAAACACTACCAGTCGTTGGTAATCTCGCACGATCTTGATTGCCATCGACCCGAGCATCAACAGAAATAAAAGAACGACAAACCCGATGATAACCGTGATTTGTTGCATATTCTCAATTCACCTCCTTTATGCAAAAGTTCAATGAAAAATGTACAATACTAAATTGGCTATGAAGGATTATACTCTTTCAACCTTAACCCGAAGTCCGTCTAAATCGATAACTCGGATTTTTTCACCACGCGCAATCGGTCCTTGCTCGGTAAACGCGCTCCATCGTTCACCTAACACCTGCACTTCACCAGCTGGATTCAAATCAACGGTAACTTCGCCGATTGCGCCTATGATACCTTCCTTTCCGCTGATAGTCTTTCGTCGTTGCGCAAGGAGTCCTTTCGTAATCGCAAACACGAAAAATGCCGTGGTTAAAATAACCATCGTGATAATAACACTTAATGATACGCCCATAGAGATATACGGTGCCTCCTTTGTCCCGGCAGGTGAAAAGATTAATAACGAGCCAATAAACAATGAGACAATTCCACCGACCGTAAGCACGCCATGTGTTGGCGCTTTAATATCCGCAATGAATAACGCTATCCCAAAGAGAATAAGCAGTAATCCCGCTAAGTTAAATGGTAAACTTTCAAATGCGACTAATGCGAGAATAATACATATTCCGCCTAGAATACCGGATAAGCCGAATCCCGGACTCGCCAGTTCATAAATTAATCCGTAGATGCCTAAAATAAATAATACATAGGCAACATTTGGATTGCCGAGCGCATGCAAAAATTGTTCGCGAAGTGTCATGGGCACTTCTTTAACCGTAGCATTTTTCGTTGCCAAAGTAATTTGTTTTCCGAGAACAGTAACCGAGACCCCGTCTAGTTTCGCTAATAGTTCCTGCCGGTCTTTCGCAATAAAATCTACCATCTTTAAGGTAGTCGCTTCTGATGCCGTGGCGGATACACTCCGTTTAACCGCCGCTTCTGCCCATTGGACATTTCGACCCCGCTGTTCCGCAATACTCCGAATATACGCCGCTGCATCTTCCGTAATTTTATCCGAAGCTCCTTTTCCGGTCATATCAACCGGATGCGCAGCACCGAGATTAGTTCCCGGCGCCATTGCCACCAGATGCGATGCTACCGCAAGGAACAACCCCGCTGATGCCGCTCGGCTTCCTGCTGGAGAAACATAGGTTATAACTGGAACTTTACTTGCCAACATTTTCTGGATGATACTCCGCATCGAACTATCTAATCCGCCAGGCGTATTCAGCTCCAACACGATACAAACCGCATTCTCTTTTTCCGCAAGTTCAATCCCACGAACGATATATTCCGCAGCAACTGGATTAATTATCCCATCTAACCGAATCCAATGTACCACCCCATTACTATCCGAAAAAGCAATCCCACTACATCCGATAATCAATATAGCACCAAATAATACTCGAAAAAGATATGTATTTTTTTTCATAGACTCACCTAAGAATTTATTTCTCAGTATTTACTAGCTGATATTATATGTAGCTAAAAAACTTTAACCTAAGCGCTAACGGTTGCGCTATTCCCTAACGAGGATAGATCAAAACAATCCGCCCAAAAGTTCGTTTCTACCCAACGTTAGTCGAAAATTATTAAGGATTTATCCTTATCCTTAAAATTATTCTTTTCAACTTCTAAACAACCGCTGTTCAGAATTTTTTGCAAGATTTTGGCGTTTCTGCCCTCGAGAACAATATTCTTATCTTCCTGCTAGAATGCGGCGTATCACCTCGCGAACCATTTGGATAGTAAACGGCTTCTCCAGAAATGCGGCCTGCGTTTGCGCTAGGAACTGTTTCGTTTGCGGATTAATGATATCTCCGGTCATAAACACCAGCTGAGTCACTAGTTCTGGTTTCACCTGCTTAATCTGTTGATATAATGTTTCACCATCTAACCCTGGCATTTTTATGTCACTTAACACAATATCATATTCCGTCGCAATAATTTTCCGCAAAGCATCACTACCGTTAGTTGCAATATCAACCTGATGCTGTTCATCGCGCAACGCTTCCTGCAAGAACATACCGATACTTTCTTCGTCGTCAATAACCAAAATCTTTTTCGGCTGCTGCTGACTTATATCCTTTTCGCTTCTAGTCAACGTCAACCTCGGTTTCGGTATTCCGTTCTCTTCTAATATTGGTAACTCAATGATAAACTTTGCGCCGTGACCAGGTTCACTCTGAGCAAATATCGTGCCTTGATGCTCTTGAATTATTCCATACGCTATCGATAGACCGAGTCCTGTTCCATGACCAGCTTCCTTCGTAGTAAAAAACGGGTCGAAAATTTTCGATAAATGCTCTGGCGCTATCCCCGGTCCGTTATCAATAAATTCAATTCGCAGCCGATTTTCTTCCGAAACCGCAAATTTGGTGCTAATGGTTAGTTTCCGCTCTACGGTTATCGGAAGCTGGCTCAACGCCGATTCGGCATTCATAATAATATTCAGGAACACTTGCTGCATCTGATGCGGGTCGAGCATTGTTTTCGGTAAATGTGGTGTATAGTCGCGTTCTATCGTAATACGATTGACCCGCAATTCGTATTCCCGTAATGCAAGAGTATCTTCGAGCACTTGATGAATATGCGTATAGATTTTTTCCGGCTTATATGGTCGAGCGAATCCAAGGAGATTCTGAATGATTTTCACTGCCCGTTGCGATTCACGATAGATTTTTTCTATTGCCGGCTTTACACTCGGGTCAAGTTCTTTCCGCATTAACAGTTCCGCATAACCGAATACGCCGGTTAACGGGTTATTCAACTCATGCGCTACTCCCGACATCAACTGACCTAGCGCAGCGAGTTTTTCTGATTGTATTAGTTGCTGTTGCATTTGTTTCCATTTCGTAATATCGCGGTTGATATGTACTGCTCCCGTAATTTCGTTCCGGTCATTCTTTATTGGTATAATGTTGATTTGCAGGGTTTCTCCCCGTTGGATATCATCAAATTCGTTGGTAACCGGTTCTTTGAGCAACATCATTTTATGTTGCTGACAATATTCTGGTGGGCGGTTCATTCGTTCAACAATTTCATAACATTTTTTGCCAATAATCTGATGGAACGGAAGACCGAGTTTATCCGCAAACGCACGGTTCGCCCGACGAATCGTGTAGTTCGTATCCGTAATAAAAACCTCGTCGGGGATAGCATCAAATGTTTCAACCCAATCCTGTTTCGTTTGTTGCATAGATTCAAAGGTACGCGCATTTTCAATAGCAATTGCAGCATGATTCGCTACCACGACTAAATGCTCTAATTCAGTATCAGTAAATTGTCGTGGTTCTTTGGTATAGACTCCGATAATGCCGATTAGGGTATCTCGAACCACTAATGGAGCACCTAGAAAAGAAGAAAAATCAAATCGTGCTCCGTGTCGGAAATAATATTCCCGAGTAATCGGATGGGTTTTAATATCATTAATTCGCAGGGGTTGTTTCTCGCGAGTGACGTATCCAGCAATACCTTCATTTGCTGGCAATCGTTCAAACACCATATCTTGCGGAATCCCAACTTGCGCACCTAATACCAATTCATCTCCTTCAAGTAACCGCAATACACAGATTTCGGTTCGTAATAGTTCTGCGGTAAAAAAAACGAGCTGGCTTAATATCTCTTTCAGCGAAAAAGTTGAGGTTAATGTCCAACTTATTTGCGATAAAAACGATAGCCAGATATGGTCTGCTTCCAATTCTTCAACGCGCGCTTGTAATTGGGCAAGCGTTTTCTGCAAATCAGATTCCGTGATTGTTTTCTTGTTATTTATATCTAGCATAAAACTGGTCAATAAACAAAACTATATATGTTTAAGTATCGCATTCAGTCCCGAAGTTGTCAAGTGAAATCGAACGAAAAAGTCAATTTTCTTCTCGGTTTTTATCAAGGAAGTAAATATATTTTTTTGGGTCTGCACTTAACTGATGAAGGTGAGAACTGCTATGTATTCTCAATTTTCATAACACCTAATCAAAACCAACAATAAACATTAGACCTGATTGCGCGTAGCTGAAGTATCATTATTCTTTCAGCAGGTACACCATCCGTTACATCAACGGGTAATTCGAACTCGCGTTTATTTGTCGAGAGAAAAGCATGAAGATTTCTATATTTCTTAAGAATATTCGTTCTGGTGGTTACCCCGACACAAGACTTGACAAATTTATAGCTATATATTATTATATATATAAAAATTATTGCATTTTTATTTGGTGGTTATATGAAATTACGGTATCTAGAAGCTTTCAACATTCCACAGGAAATTATTTCATTATGGGAGCAGAAGTATAGTGATAAATTATTGCCAATACAAGA
The genomic region above belongs to bacterium and contains:
- a CDS encoding ATP-binding protein, which codes for MLDINNKKTITESDLQKTLAQLQARVEELEADHIWLSFLSQISWTLTSTFSLKEILSQLVFFTAELLRTEICVLRLLEGDELVLGAQVGIPQDMVFERLPANEGIAGYVTREKQPLRINDIKTHPITREYYFRHGARFDFSSFLGAPLVVRDTLIGIIGVYTKEPRQFTDTELEHLVVVANHAAIAIENARTFESMQQTKQDWVETFDAIPDEVFITDTNYTIRRANRAFADKLGLPFHQIIGKKCYEIVERMNRPPEYCQQHKMMLLKEPVTNEFDDIQRGETLQINIIPIKNDRNEITGAVHINRDITKWKQMQQQLIQSEKLAALGQLMSGVAHELNNPLTGVFGYAELLMRKELDPSVKPAIEKIYRESQRAVKIIQNLLGFARPYKPEKIYTHIHQVLEDTLALREYELRVNRITIERDYTPHLPKTMLDPHQMQQVFLNIIMNAESALSQLPITVERKLTISTKFAVSEENRLRIEFIDNGPGIAPEHLSKIFDPFFTTKEAGHGTGLGLSIAYGIIQEHQGTIFAQSEPGHGAKFIIELPILEENGIPKPRLTLTRSEKDISQQQPKKILVIDDEESIGMFLQEALRDEQHQVDIATNGSDALRKIIATEYDIVLSDIKMPGLDGETLYQQIKQVKPELVTQLVFMTGDIINPQTKQFLAQTQAAFLEKPFTIQMVREVIRRILAGR
- a CDS encoding prepilin-type N-terminal cleavage/methylation domain-containing protein, encoding MKRGFSLIELLMVIAIIALIATVAIYNYSQGITRSKVSRAMAELRLIKTSPLSLTKIPDADPWGNPYQYNPQTGIDYSYGPDEQDDAGLVLYDPTNGVKSRGDIYLP
- a CDS encoding MFS transporter, with the protein product MPSYETYQELTQTMVAFIAERPRKMRLMLRDLVGNARVLVITEPCWSIPIGWFSTYTVLYMQALNLTKLDIGWVTFLFVAAQIPATLIGGYIADHWGRKRTVMWFDLICWGIPLLIWLFAKTKTDFILAAVFNGFAWIVLPAWLCLFAEDIPPEKTANNFGFLYVVFFLSGMFVPVGGYFVAQFGTELGCRLMYGLALILVASGLTIRWIHLKEPKRNVTVALNQQFVCNMKNSFSEYLAAMKYGWNNLTLRILFFAGCIGGLQYTIWTTFQPLYLTDTNGLQFNQAIISWLPPVSAITMILIILLIIPQVRANQIKFYLRISYGLIVLSSIIFLLIPAGQFLLLLLFASISAGGLGLLSPLRDSLVMNSLTEDRYRAKVLAVSGLGAMLFSLPGGPLGASLYTFHPKLPFITALGLQCINFGLLCYLQKVNACGVTEIDNLR
- a CDS encoding SPFH/Band 7/PHB domain protein; translated protein: MQQITVIIGFVVLLFLLMLGSMAIKIVRDYQRLVVFRLGKCIGQKGPGLVILIPFIDQPVWVDLRELFLEVPSQTCITKDNAPISIDFLIYWKVMDPERSVIQVSNFAGASQGIATTTLRAVVGDILLDDVLAKREQINVVLRTKLDEVTERWGVKVTTVEIREILPPKDVSEAMVKQMTAERNRRAIVTEAEGKKQATITIAEGDKQSAILRAEGDRQAAILRAEGYALALKTIYDSAKIIDAKTMSLQYLETLKSLGASASTKFVLPMEFTNLLKPFIEHASESMK
- a CDS encoding nodulation protein NfeD; the encoded protein is MKKNTYLFRVLFGAILIIGCSGIAFSDSNGVVHWIRLDGIINPVAAEYIVRGIELAEKENAVCIVLELNTPGGLDSSMRSIIQKMLASKVPVITYVSPAGSRAASAGLFLAVASHLVAMAPGTNLGAAHPVDMTGKGASDKITEDAAAYIRSIAEQRGRNVQWAEAAVKRSVSATASEATTLKMVDFIAKDRQELLAKLDGVSVTVLGKQITLATKNATVKEVPMTLREQFLHALGNPNVAYVLFILGIYGLIYELASPGFGLSGILGGICIILALVAFESLPFNLAGLLLILFGIALFIADIKAPTHGVLTVGGIVSLFIGSLLIFSPAGTKEAPYISMGVSLSVIITMVILTTAFFVFAITKGLLAQRRKTISGKEGIIGAIGEVTVDLNPAGEVQVLGERWSAFTEQGPIARGEKIRVIDLDGLRVKVERV
- a CDS encoding NAD-dependent epimerase/dehydratase family protein, producing GVFRLIHISALGASSDQRFRYTYSKWLGEQEVKNSGIDWTIFQPSIMFGTGDEFINKLARIIRLSPIIPILGSGKTRFQPIWVEDICTCILKVLDDNTTVGKTYQLGGPEQLTYEQLIDILMAKLNKRKFKVHVPIPLIQPFVNMMEMVIPNPPITTDQLALLAVDNITALDAVNHHFGFQPKRLQDVLDYI